A window of Primulina huaijiensis isolate GDHJ02 chromosome 9, ASM1229523v2, whole genome shotgun sequence contains these coding sequences:
- the LOC140985034 gene encoding O-fucosyltransferase 20-like produces the protein MAVSKSSKKKQQSYISVPSQIISSISQSSLESLLVSPKKKQSHPSKLRALLHSPRFLIFLIFLLGFLWMFRTYDFDPSMPFSRNPCAVSKEKGEILNGLSSSQLSMEGKEGETYEESGFWKQPDGMGYRPCLDFSERYRREGNEIVKDRTKYLMVVVSGGMNQQRNQIVDAVVIARILGAALVVPILQVNVIWGDESEFSDIFDLDHFKNVLANDVRIVSSLPSTHLMTRPVEEKSTPLHVSPEWIRSRYLRRLRRDGVLLLRGLDSRLSKDLPSDLQKLRCKVAFHALRFAPHISEIGNKLTERMRNKGPYLALHLRMEKDVWVRTGCLPGLTPNYDEMINNERKAQPKLLTSRSNMTYHDRKLAGLCPLNALEVARLLKSLGAPKSMRIYWAGGVPLGGADALLPLVKEFPHFYSKEDLALPGELEPFLKKASLMAAIDHIVSEESDVFMASHGGNMGHAIQGHRAYAGHKKTIIPNKRHMLRYFVDSSLPEAKFNEIMLNLHQDSFGQPEIRTSKSGRDVTKYPIPECMCNNTKAKFQH, from the exons ATGGCCGTCTCCAAAAGCAGCAAGAAGAAGCAGCAGAGTTACATTTCGGTCCCATCTCAAATAATCAGCTCAATCTCACAATCATCTCTCGAATCGTTGTTGGTATCTCCCAAGAAAAAGCAGTCTCACCCCTCGAAGCTCAGGGCTCTGCTCCACTCCCCAAGATTTCTCATCTTCTTGATTTTTCTGCTTGGTTTCCTCTGGATGTTTAGGACGTATGATTTTGATCCTTCGATGCCTTTCTCGAGAAACCCATGTGCGGTTTCTAAAGAGAAAGGTGAAATCTTGAACGGTCTGTCGAGTTCTCAGCTGAGTATGGAGGGGAAGGAGGGTGAAACTTATGAAGAAAGTGGGTTTTGGAAGCAGCCCGATGGGATGGGATACAGGCCTTGTTTGGATTTCAGTGAAAGGTATAGAAGAGAGGGTAATGAAATTGTTAAAGACAGGACAAAGTATTTGATGGTTGTGGTTTCCGGTGGGATGAATCAGCAGAGGAATCAGATTGTGGATGCTGTGGTCATCGCAAGGATTCTTGGAGCAGCTTTGGTTGTGCCCATCTTGCAAGTTAACGTTATCTGGGGTgacgaaag TGAATTTTctgatatatttgatttggatcATTTCAAGAATGTTTTGGCAAATGATGTGAGAATTGTGTCATCTCTTCCCTCAACTCATTTGATGACAAGACCTGTGGAAGAGAAGAGCACCCCTCTTCATGTGTCTCCGGAGTGGATTCGCTCTCGTTACCTTCGACGG CTTAGGAGGGATGGTGTGTTGCTGTTACGTGGTTTGGATTCCAGGCTTTCTAAGGATCTTCCTTCTGATCTTCAAAAGCTTCGTTGCAAG GTGGCTTTTCATGCTTTGAGGTTTGCCCCCCATATATCTGAAATTGGCAATAAACTTACGGAAAGGATGAGAAACAAGGGACCGTATCTTGCTCTTCATTTGCGAATGGAAAAGGACGTATGGGTTAGGACCGGGTGTCTTCCTGGTCTAACACCCAATTACGATGAAATGATCAATAATGAGAGGAAGGCACAGCCAAAGCTCTTGACATCACGATCCAACATGACGTACCATGACAGAAAACTTGCCGGACTCTGCCCTTTAAACGCTTTAGAAGTCGCGAG GTTGCTTAAATCTTTGGGAGCTCCGAAAAGTATGAGAATATACTGGGCCGGTGGGGTTCCTTTGGGAGGAGCAGACGCTTTGTTGCCACTGGTGAAAGAGTTTCCTCATTTTTACAGCAAGGAAGATCTTGCATTACCTGGGGAGCTCGAACCATTTTTAAAGAAAGCTTCATTAATGGCAGCAATTGATCATATAGTTTCGGAGGAAAGTGATGTATTCATGGCATCTCATGGAGGAAACATGGGGCATGCAATTCAG GGGCATAGGGCCTATGCAGGACACAAAAAGACTATAATCCCGAACAAAAGACACATGCTTCGCTACTTTGTTGATTCTTCGCTTCCTGAGGCCAAGTTCAACGAGATCATGCTCAACTTGCACCAAGATTCTTTCGGGCAGCCAGAGATTAGGACTAGCAAATCTGGGAGGGACGTGACAAAGTATCCTATCCCAGAATGCATGTGCAATAATACTAAAGCCAAGTTTCAGCATTGA
- the LOC140984079 gene encoding thioredoxin-like protein Clot, with protein MPMKVLDATISTFEGVLEKFRSEGANNKANLILFLADKDPSTNLSWCPDCVRAEPVIYKKLEESSDNVVLLRAYVGDRPTWRNPHHPWRTDSRFKLKGVPTLIRWEDGGVKARLEDHEAHLEHKVNTLLSEN; from the exons ATGCCAATGAAGGTGTTAGATGCAACAATTTCGACATTTGAAGGTGTCTTGGAGAAATTCAGAAGCGAAGGAGCAAATAACAAAGCTAATCTTATCCTTTTCTTGGCCGACAAAGATCCCTCCACCAATCTTAGTTGGTGTCCTG atTGTGTGAGAGCTGAACCTGTGATATACAAAAAGCTAGAAGAGTCGTCTGACAATGTTGTGCTTTTAAGAGCATATGTTGGAGATCGGCCAACTTGGCGAAATCCCCACCATCCATGGAGAACGGACTCGAGGTTCAAACTCAAGGGAGTTCCCACATTAATCCGTTGGGAAGACGGTGGTGTAAAAGCTCGTCTCGAAGACCATGAAGCCCATCTTGAGCACAAAGTCAACACCCTTTTATCTGAGAATTAA